TCCGCTAAGCACTTCCACCCCGAGCTTCAGTCAATCGCATCTCCATATTCAGACACTTATACATTTTCAAAGCTCCGTTATAGGTACGTGCTATTAGGAATCTTAAATAAATCGCTTGGATAAGCGCTGACAAATCCCGGAACCTAGAACTCCCAGCCGGTGTGCCGTTGGCTCCATATCAACTCCGTCTTGCCCACTCTTTTCCACCCCTCTTCCGCTGCGGATAACTCAAGCCGAacattcctcctcatccgccatGTTTACCGGACTGGTTGAAACCATCGGGAGTGAGTTTCTCAAATTAACAACTGATCTCTGAATTAACCGCAATATTTAGCGGTCTCGTCTCTTGAGCCCCTCGACACCACAGCAAGCGGCGGCGGGGGCACATCTCTAACGATCACCGATTGCGAGACTATTCTCACCGATGTGCAGCTGGGCGATAGTATTAGTGTCAATGGTACACAAGTCCAACAATCACGATATATTACATTTATTTTCCTTATATGCCTGCCATCTCGCCACCTTTAATATGGATTGGCATCAGCTGCTAACTCAACCGGCGCAGGAACCTGTCTGACTGTCACGGCCTTTGAAAAATCATGGTTCAAGGTCGGAGTCGCCCCCGAAACTCTCCGCCGTACAAATCTAGGCGCCTTAACGGAAACTTCTCAAGTGAACCTCGAGCGTGCTGTGAAAGGCGAAACCCGGATGGGCGGACACATGGTGCAGGGTCACGTCGACACAATTGCGAGAATTATTGCCACGACGCCTGATGAGAATTCATTGGTTCTCCGTCTTCAACCCCGCGATCGTACTACTTTACGGTACATTGTTGAAAAGGGGTTCATTACGCTTGACGGAGCAAGCTTGACGGTTACGCAGGtgaaggatggagaggatgggTGGTTTGAGATTATGCTTATTGCGTATACGCAGGAGAAGATTGTAACAGCCGCAAAGAAGGTTGGGGATTTTGTGAATGTGGAGATTGATGTCATGGCGAAGTATGTTGAGAAAGGAATAGAGGCCTACTTTGCTGGAACAGCAGGGGGTAATATGAGCAttttggagaagatggttgaGCGGATAGTCGAAGAGAAGCTGAAGCGATAATTTGAAATGGAGCAGGAAAGGAAGTTCGGCCATTGAATTTTGATGTGACGACGTAATCTTTAtgatatctactataattGACGATGAACAAATGTGGGTATAATTTGATATCCTAAATGGAAGATGTACGGCTCATTGTATGTACCAAAAGTGAAGGGCTCTCTAGCATCACTAATTCCTCCCTCATTTTCTCTCTCAAGAGTTTACAGCGCTGCTCAAGCACCTGGTACCGACGAAGACAAGCATCCCTATAGAGACATTCGTCGCAATGTATCGCTCGGAACGGTAACCGCGGTCATGATTAATGGTGGGAAGATTAACTCCATCGGCAGTACGCAGCGCAGTTCTGCTAAAACACAGCAATTGGTGGGAGCGTATGAAGCGCTCGTGGCATGTTCAAAGGCGGCTCTCCATGGTAGTTCATTCGTCCATAGATtcgtctccttcctcctcttcttccccctcctccttctggtCAACCTCGTCATCGCTTACCCATTCATCGTCcatatcaacatcctcatcgtccaattcatcgtcgtcatcctcgacttccttgcCTTCAGCACgagccttggccttctcctgctttTTGCGCTCAACGTTTTGCTTCTGGAGTTTCTTTcgtgcttccttctccttcgtctTCTTGTCCCAGTTCTTATCCAACGCATCAACCTCATGTTCAGACTTGTGGATATAATCGTGCCACATCACTCGTCCTTCGCACAGTCCATCCTCGACCTTGATCAATCGAAGTCTCAACCGGGGTCCCAGTTCAACTAGCTTGACAGCCCGTTTCTCGACTTCAGGCGCGTTTGTCTTCTTGTCTACCTTCTCTCCGGATTTCATGCGCTGCATCTCCCGTTTCGTCAATACTTTTCTTGTCGTTGTTCCGGCAACCTCGACCTCCGCATCAGTATCCAACTCCGTTTCACTGGCTGACGTATATCCAGCAGCCGAAGGGTCCAATAGGTAGTCTGCGGCATCCTCTAATTTCCCAAGATTGGGGACAGCGGACTTGTGCTTTTCCCTGTTCCGGACTTCCTTGGGGTCCAAACGTCGGATGCGTTTAGAGACACCTGTTTTCCTTGTGGTAATCGCGTAGTGTCTCAGATTAAGCACGTATGAACCTTCGTCATCTGACTCGGCCTCGGGTTCTCGATTCAGGAGCATCACACGGCGGATAGAGGATAGAGGCTGGGCCTGGGGGTTGATCGGCGGGAAAAGCGACTGGAAGATGGTAGTTGTTAAGTGTTCGAGGCGCTTCGGCACTTTGGAATTTTCATCGGCATCAGCCTTGTTGAAGTTGTTCATTACGAGCAAAGGAGGTGTTTTGTGATCCTGGCCACCACCTCTTGGGCGTTTCTGCGCCTTTTCGACGTCACGACAAAGAGAATAACTTTCTACTTTAAAGTTCAGAGTAGGACCGCGCGGCGTGAGCGCTAGACGCATATTCGTGTTTCCGGTAGAGGATTTGGAGAATAGAAGGAGATGGGTGACACCGAGAGGCCCCGTCATGACTGTATAGTCCCTTAGCCTGTTCGATTTGCGTTCCTAGATCGGTCAGTAAAGATGAACTAGACAACACCGTGTGCTTGGAGCAAGTCGTACCTTTAGTCGCACTGCTGTGTCTGGCTCCATCATGAGACGAACATCCTTCACCAGCTGGCTTACACTGCCGCCAACTCGCGAGCCTCCAATTCTGATAACCATAGACTTCGGGCTCTTGCCCACGGATGAGGCGCTCCCTTTGCCATTGGCAGGGCCACTAGGCGCCTTAGGATGAGACCGACTCTTAACACGCCTGGGCATGATGAGAGTTctgtaaaaaaaaaactaaaaaagaaaaagagcaacAATCAAGGAAAAAAAGGTAATCCTTTTCTGATGGTCTCGCTGATACTTTTTTCTgggcagaaaaaaaagataaagtcCGGCTCCGCAAAAAATCACCCGGATCAACTTTTCTGCGCGGCTCCATATAATTTTTTTGTCTGATAAGGCGggatcg
This sequence is a window from Aspergillus puulaauensis MK2 DNA, chromosome 6, nearly complete sequence. Protein-coding genes within it:
- the RIB5 gene encoding riboflavin synthase (COG:H;~EggNog:ENOG410PHUK;~InterPro:IPR026017,IPR017938,IPR001783,IPR023366;~PFAM:PF00677) produces the protein MFTGLVETIGTVSSLEPLDTTASGGGGTSLTITDCETILTDVQLGDSISVNGTCLTVTAFEKSWFKVGVAPETLRRTNLGALTETSQVNLERAVKGETRMGGHMVQGHVDTIARIIATTPDENSLVLRLQPRDRTTLRYIVEKGFITLDGASLTVTQVKDGEDGWFEIMLIAYTQEKIVTAAKKVGDFVNVEIDVMAKYVEKGIEAYFAGTAGGNMSILEKMVERIVEEKLKR
- a CDS encoding Brix domain-containing protein (BUSCO:EOG09263NE7;~COG:J;~EggNog:ENOG410PFZF;~InterPro:IPR007109;~PFAM:PF04427;~TransMembrane:1 (i74-93o)) produces the protein MPRRVKSRSHPKAPSGPANGKGSASSVGKSPKSMVIRIGGSRVGGSVSQLVKDVRLMMEPDTAVRLKERKSNRLRDYTVMTGPLGVTHLLLFSKSSTGNTNMRLALTPRGPTLNFKVESYSLCRDVEKAQKRPRGGGQDHKTPPLLVMNNFNKADADENSKVPKRLEHLTTTIFQSLFPPINPQAQPLSSIRRVMLLNREPEAESDDEGSYVLNLRHYAITTRKTGVSKRIRRLDPKEVRNREKHKSAVPNLGKLEDAADYLLDPSAAGYTSASETELDTDAEVEVAGTTTRKVLTKREMQRMKSGEKVDKKTNAPEVEKRAVKLVELGPRLRLRLIKVEDGLCEGRVMWHDYIHKSEHEVDALDKNWDKKTKEKEARKKLQKQNVERKKQEKAKARAEGKEVEDDDDELDDEDVDMDDEWVSDDEVDQKEEGEEEEEGDESMDE